A stretch of Aedes aegypti strain LVP_AGWG chromosome 2, AaegL5.0 Primary Assembly, whole genome shotgun sequence DNA encodes these proteins:
- the LOC5565118 gene encoding alpha-aminoadipic semialdehyde synthase, mitochondrial, with product MFRILKYSDTASLRVFSRSKHTGTVIAIRREDQSVWERRASFSPAGVKKLIKQGVKVIVQPSNRRAYPMQAYLNAGATVQEDISEASVIFGVKQVPVDALIPQKTYCFFSHTIKAQESNMPLLDACLEKNIRLVDYEKLMDRNGQRLVAFGKYAGVAGMVNILHGLGLRLLALGHHTPFMHVGPAHNYRNSSMARQAVRDCGYEIALGMMPKSIGPLTFIFTGSGNVSQGAQEVFQELPIEYVPPESLRKVAEHGSQNKLYACEISRSDHLERRDGGGFDPVEYDQYPERYISTFSTNIAPYASVIVNGIYWAVGAPKLITIPDAKNLLRPANTPWLPTSRGAPALPHRMLAICDISADPGGSIEFMNECTTIDNPFCLYDADRNKDQKSFKGPGVLVCSIDNMPTQLPREATDFFGDLLYPYALDILQSDASKPLSEHNFCQPVEGAIICSNGKLTPGYEYINELREANYRSRHKTEGSSLGKKRVLVLGAGFVSAPLVEYLHRESNVSIKVGSQIKEEADRLAHRYQGIESVYINVEDESTNLQNLCEESDVVVSLLPYSLHGLIAKHCVAGRTHLVTASYLNDEIKALDESAKEAGVTLMNEVGLDPGIDHLLALECIQEVQEKGGLVESFVSFCGGLPAPEHSDNPLRYKFSWSPRGVLLNTLSAAKYLSKGQVVEISGGGDLMTAPRDLNFLPGFALEGFPNRDSTKYQDLYGLAGVHTLIRGTIRYKGFSDSIKPMQLLGLIDPNPHPMLHPHGPEITWRQLIINFLGLQDADMFYENLKHRLAERVGNTDGIEQLGLLEDIKVVKMGTPLDTLSHYLSGKLAFGPTERDLVVLRHDVGIRWNDGRREHRGINFVAYGQPSINGGHSAMAVTVGFPAAIAAKMILDGEIQQRGVVLPFTSDIYRTMLARLENEGLVAHTTSKFL from the exons GCTTATCTCAATGCTGGCGCCACTGTCCAGGAAGATATCAGCGAGGCGTCCGTTATCTTCGGCGTTAAGCAGGTTCCCGTGGACGCACTTATCCCGCAGAAGACCTACTGCTTCTTCTCGCATACCATCAAGGCACAGGAGTCCAATATGCCGCTCCTGGATGCCTGTTTGGAGAAGAACATCCGCCTCGTCGACTACGAGAAGCTGATGGACCGAAACGGGCAGCGATTGGTTGCCTTCGGAAAATACGCCGGAGTTGCCGGAATGGTGAACATTCTGCATGGACTTGGCCTGCGCTTGTTGGCGCTGGGTCATCACACTCCTTTCATG CACGTTGGACCAGCGCACAACTACCGCAATTCTTCTATGGCTCGTCAAGCTGTTCGTGATTGTGGTTACGAGATCGCGCTTGGCATGATGCCCAAATCAATCGGACCGTTGACCTTCATCTTCACTGGATCTGGCAACGTTTCGCAAGGAGCACAGGAAGTTTTCCAAGAACTGCCCATCGAATACGTTCCACCGGAAAGCTTACGCAAGGTCGCAGAGCATGGCAGCCAGAACAAGCTGTACGCTTGCGAAATCAGCCGATCCGATCATCTGGAACGACGAGACGGCGGAGGGTTCGACCCCGTTGAGTACGATCAGTACCCAGAGCGATACATTTCAACCTTCAGTACAAACATTGCACCCTACGCTTCGGTGATCGTGAACGGCATCTACTGGGCAGTTGGTGCTCCAAAGCTCATCACCATTCCAGATGCCAAGAACCTGCTCAGACCTGCAAATACTCCATGGCTACCGACAAGTCGGGGAGCTCCGGCACTGCCACACCGCATGCTGGCCATCTGTGATATCTCCGCTGATCCGGGCGGTTCCATAGAGTTCATGAACGAGTGCACTACCATCGATAATCCATTCTGTTTGTACGACGCCGATCGCAATAAGGATCAGAAGAGCTTCAAGGGACCCGGCGTCCTAGTCTGCTCGATTGACAACATGCCCACTCAGCTCCCAAGAGAAGCCACCGACTTCTTCGGAGACCTACTTTACCCGTACGCTTTGGATATATTGCAGAGTGACGCATCGAAGCCCCTATCAGAGCACAACTTCTGCCAACCCGTTGAAGGAGCCATCATCTGCAGCAATGGAAAGCTCACTCCCGGCTATGAATACATCAACGAACTGCGCGAGGCAAACTACCGATCGCGCCATAAGACGGAAGGATCGTCCCTCGGTAAAAAGCGAGTCTTGGTCTTGGGAGCTGGCTTTGTGTCGGCCCCTTTGGTGGAATACCTTCATCGTGAGTCTAACGTCAGTATCAAAGTAGGATCCCAGATCAAGGAAGAAGCCGATCGACTAGCCCATCGCTACCAGGGAATCGAGTCAGTCTACATTAACGTTGAAGATGAAAGTACCAATCTTCAGAACTTGTGCGAGGAAAGTGATGTCGTGGTGTCACTTTTGCCTTACTCGTTACATGGACTGATTGCGAAGCATTGCGTTGCTGGTAGAACTCATTTGGTAACCGCCAGTTATTTGAATGACGAAATCAAGGCATTGGATGAAAGTGCCAAGGAAGCTGGAGTGACTCTGATGAACGAAGTTGGTTTGGATCCTGGTATCGATCACTTGTTAGCCCTGGAATGCATACAGGAAGTACAAGAAAAGGGAGGTCTAGTTGAATCCTTCGTGAGCTTCTGCGGAGGATTACCCGCACCAGAGCATTCGGATAACCCTCTCCGATACAAATTCTCGTGGTCACCTCGAGGTGTTCTGCTGAACACGCTTTCTGCCGCCAAGTACCTCAGCAAAGGACAAGTTGTTGAAATTTCCGGAGGTGGTGACCTGATGACGGCACCTCGTGACTTGAACTTCCTTCCTGGCTTCGCGCTGGAAGGCTTCCCCAATCGTGACTCCACCAAGTACCAAGACTTGTACGGTCTCGCCGGAGTCCATACTCTCATTCGAGGAACTATCCGCTACAAGGGCTTCTCGGACAGTATCAAACCAATGCAGCTGCTAGGACTGATTGATCCCAACCCCCATCCAATGCTGCATCCCCATGGACCAGAAATCACCTGGAGACAACTTATCATCAACTTCCTCGGACTGCAGGATGCCGACATGTTCTACGAAAACTTGAAGCACAGATTGGCCGAACGGGTGGGCAATACAGATGGCATTGAACAGCTAGGATTACTGGAGGACATCAAGGTCGTCAAAATGGGAACTCCTTTGGATACGCTGAGTCATTATCTGTCCGGAAAGCTTGCTTTTG GTCCAACGGAACGCGATTTGGTGGTCCTAAGGCATGACGTGGGCATTCGCTGGAACGACGGTCGACGGGAGCACCGAGGAATCAATTTTGTAGCATACGGTCAACCTTCCATCAACGGAGGACACTCGGCAATGGCAGTAACGGTCGGATTCCCGGCTGCGATTGCGGCGAAGATGATTTTGGATG GTGAAATTCAACAGCGCGGCGTTGTACTGCCCTTCACATCGGATATCTACCGAACGATGCTGGCACGGTTGGAAAATGAAGGACTGGTTGCACATACGACGTCCAAATTTCTTTGA